A stretch of DNA from Fibrobacter sp. UWB11:
CAATGAGCGGCCAAACGCATTCATCAAGGTTACCAGATTCTGCAGGCCAGTAGTTCATTTCGAGGTTGATGTTGGTGGTGTACTTACTGCCCCAAATCGGGTTCGTGTCCTTGTTCCAGATACCCTGCAAGTTAGCCGGCTGGCCACCCTTGCGAGAACTAGCGATGAGCAAGTAACGGCCATACTGGTAATGAAGTTCTACGAGAGACGGGTCGTTCGTGGAATTGAAATTCTTGACGCGAGTGGAGGTGATATCGCCTGCGCTCTTGTCAGCCGTGCCAAGGTCGAGCTTAACGCGGTTGAAAATCGTCTGGTAATCCTTGAGATGTGCTGCAAGCAAATCTTCATAGGACTTCTTGGCAACTTTCGACATGATGTCGGAAGCGATGGCACCCGGATCACCGCTCACATCGTTATAGGACTTGAAGTTCGTCGCAGTCGTGAGCACTAGCGTTGCGCTATTTGCGCCCTGCACGTTGATGTTGCCGTTGGATACAGAAACCGTGCCACCATCGGTGAAAACGTTCAAGCGGTTCTGAAACTTGATGGAGTTGACGGTCACATCGTAAATGAGCGTGTTGCCGCTGTTCGACATTTTATTATTGCGATGCGGCGTGGTCATGGTTGCACCAAAACTCACCGAGCCATCCTTGTCCGCAGACAAGTGAACGACAATCACATGGTCCGGGTAGCTAGCGAAATATTCACGGGTATGCTTGACGCCGCCCACCGTGTAGGTTGTCTTTGCGATTGCAGTCTTGAGGTCAAGTTCACGGCGGTAATTGGAAGATCCCTTGTGCGAAGTAGAAATCACAAGATCGCCCACCGGCTGGAAACTTGCAGGCCCCGGTCCAATCATGTACTGGCTCACGATGGATTCTGCCGTGCGATAGTCGCCACGCCACAAGGCATCACGGGCATCTTTCAAATGGCTTGCCGCCCCCTGCTTGTTGTTATCGCCAGGGCCGCCCGACCAGACCGTACTTTCGTTAAGGCCGATGTAATCCTTTTCAACACCACCGTAAATAAGGCCACCCATGTAGCCGTTACCAATCGGAAGCGCGTTCGTGAATTCGGTACCGGCATCGCTATTGTACCAAAGCGTAAGCGGATTGTCCGTCGTCGCGACAGCACTTGAAAAACCTACTGCACAAGCAATTGCTGCAGTACCAAGGATACGACTTGCAAAAGATTTCTTTGTTTTAAGCATAGTGTCCTCCACTACCCTATTTAAATTCACCCTTATATAAAATACCCCTCGGAGAGGGGTTTTCATATAGGTTTAAAATTCTTCTCATTGATTTTTTATCAATAGGAAAAGGTTTATAAATGGCGGCCCCGCAACAAGTGCGGGGTGACATAATGAAAAAAGTCATCGCGGGACGTGTTGCGAGCCTCGCGATGACTGTGCTTCAATCGTTTTTATTTATTACTTCTTGACGGTGATGCGGAAGGCTTGGCCACCGTTCTTGGACTTCACGATATACACGCCAGAATTCTTGACGAGCCCAGACGTAATCGCATGGAGATCTTCGACACCGCGAGTCGTAAACGCACCGACCTTCTTGCCCTGAGCATCAAAGACATTGTAGTTCTTTTCTGCGACAGAGAGGTCACGAATCTTGCCCGGGAGCGCTACAGGAATAAGCCCTTCCGTATCAGGATTTGCACCTTCCGTAATGTCCTTATCCGGCTGATTTTCGTAAATCTTATTGATTTCATCCAGGCCGTACTTAGCAGGCGGAATTTCTTTATTCCAACCGAAGTTCTTGAAACCGAGGAGCGAGTATTCCGTCGGGTCGTTCAACTGCTTACGAACCGGAGCAATGCGGAATGCATGAGTGTATTCACGGTTTGCAGGCAAGCGGTATTGACTGAGCGGTTCAGCACCCCAGGAGTTGATGCCACCGACACCCATCTGGTGTAAATCCACTCGGAGTGTAATATCCTTATCGCGCTTGAGTTCCCACGGGAGCTTCACGTTGGTGAGCTGTTCCGGTGTGTAGTGCTGAGCACTGAATTCCATACGCGGATTACCCACAATCATGAGGCCCTTGCCCGTCTTTTCGTTCGTGAGAGTGGCCCACTTCACATCCGTGCGCTGGCCCGTTTCGCCAATTTCCATGTACATGACCGTCATAGAATCAGCATACGTCGAATAGAGTCCCATGAAGCTTCCACGATTACGTCCCATGTAGTTTTCATCTGGGCCACGACCAAAGTAACGGACCTTTTCGTAACCGCCCGGCACCGTAAAGAGCGTACCCACATTCGGGATATAACTCTTGGAACCATCCGGATTGAACGTGTAATTCACAACAATATCGCCGCTGCCATAAACAGTGTATGTCAACTTCATCTTTGAGCTGCCCACATCCGGGAATCCGAAGTTGAACGTCACCTGCGTTTCGCGAGCGGAAACTTCCTTGACTTCGGAAGTGACAGAGCGGTTGTTGCTTGCCTTGCGCCATTCGCCATGGCCACGTTCCATATTGAAGCCCTTGTCGTTATCAATCGGGGCGCGCCAGAAGTTCGGACGGCCGCCGTTCTTGATAATCGTATCGCCATCAAGAACGTAGCTTGCAAGCGTACCGGACTTTTCGTCAAACTTAATCTTGAAATCAGAGCCTTCAATCGTGAGACCATTGTTCTTAGTGACCTTGTGGGCCTCCATGGTGCTCACATCAATTTCAGTAGACCAGAGCTGGCCTAAATCAATGCCGAACTGTTCATGACCGATGCTGTAACCAGCCTTTGCCCAGAGTTCATCCTTTTTCAAGCGGAAATCGATATCCAGGAAGTACTCGGCACCGACTGTCGTTTCAATCTTCGGCATGTCAATCGTCACGGTCTTTTTCTGGTTCGGACCGATATTCATCTGGGAACCATCAATCTTGCCTTCCTTAATCACCTTGCCGTTTTCCTTGATCTGCCAGAAGGCATCGAGGAAGTCGCCAAGATTCTTGTAGAGGTAACGGCTTTCAATTTCAATCTTGCCCTTAGCGGCGTCTACGTTATGGACGCGCACCTGGCTGTACTGGTACTTGACTTCCCACATTTCCGGCTGGATTTTACGATCGGGGAACACAAGGCCGTTTGCACAGAAGTTGTCGTCGTTCTGCCAGTCGCCCCACATGCCACCAAATTCAAAGTACGGAGTTCCCTTGTGACGGAGACCCTGGTCGATGAAGTCCCAAATGAAGCCACCGAAAGCACGCGGGTTGCCGTAGAAGGCATCCATGTATTCTTGCAGGTCGCCCACGGAGTTGCCCATAGCGTGCTCGTATTCGCACAACATAATCGGCTTGTTGGCATCCCTATAATTTTGAATTGCATCCGGACCGAAGTACATCCAGCTGTTCACATCGGCATTGTTCCAGTCGCCTTCGTAATGCACAAAGCGAGTGGAGTCAATCTGGTGGGCGCGTTCACGTTCCGAGGCAAACACGTTACCGTTACCCGCTTCGTTACCGAGGGACCAGAGAATAATGGACGGATGGTTCTTGTCGCGCTGCACCATGGAATTCATGCGGTCCACAGCGGGGGCGCGCCAGTCGTCGCTATTTTTCGGAAGGTCGTTGTTGGCGCCATGGCTTTCGACGTTCGCTTCGTCAATCACGTAGATACCATACTTGTCGCACAAATCATACATCACCGGGTTGTTCGGGTAATGGGACATGCGGAGCGCATTGATATTGAAACGCTTCATGAGAATCACGTCTTTTTCCATGCGGTCGTAAGTGACTGCACGGCCGTTATCCGGATCGAGTTCGTGGCGGTCAACACCGTGGAACTTCACCGGCATGCCGTTCACGAGCAAACGCGGAGCGCCGTTTTCTTTCTTGATTTCAATCTTTCTAAAGCCAACCTTGTTACTTTCAACCTGGATAATCTTGCCGGACTCGTCCTTGAACGTGAGCACTGCGGAATAGAGGTCCGGAGTTTCGGCAGACCAGCGCTTCGGAGAAGAAAGCGGGAGATCGAAATGCACGCTCTTTTCACCAGCAGCACCAATGCCAGAAACCTTCTGGGCAGAGGGCTTGATGACTTCGGCACCGGAAGCATCGTACAAGGAAAGCTCGACAGTGTATTCGCCAGACTGCTTACCTGTAGAATTATAGACCCAAACGGTCGTCTTCAAGAGGCCATCTTTATAGTTATTCGTGAGAGTCGCATCAATCTGGAAGTCCTGAATGTGGACCTCAGGCACTGCGTAAATATAAACGTCACGCATAATGCCAGAAAGACGGATAAAGTCCTGGTCTTCGAGCCAGGAGCCGTCGCACCAGCGGAACACCTGTACGGAAATGTTATTCTCGCCCTTGCGGAGGTACTTGTTGATATCAAATTCATGGCCCGTGAACGTGTCTTCGCTATAGCCAACGTAATTGCCGTTCACCCATACATAGTAAGCGGATTCAACGCCTTCGAAGTGCAAACGGATGCGCTTGCCGTTCCAGCTTTCGGGAACCGTAAAGTTGCGGCGATAATGACCGACCGGGTTAAAGTCCGTCGGAGCGTAAGGCGCAGAAACGCGGTTGTTCTGGGACCACGGATAAATAACGTTCGTGTAAATCGGATGATCGTAGCCTAAAAGCTGCCAAGAACTCGGAACCTTGATTTTATCCCACTTGGAAACATCGTAGTTATCCTTGTAGAAATCATTGTTACGCTGGCTAGGCTTATCGACATGGAAGAATCTCCACTCACCCGAAAGCGTCTGATACCATTCAGAAGCGTGACGGTCGCCCTTCACAGCCTCTTCAACCGTAGAGTACGGCATCGAGGTCACGTGCGGATTCAACCTATTCACGCCAAAAATTCTCGGTTTGCCATTCCATTCATCGTTGGGTTGAGCAAACAAAGACGTCGCCAAAACCAAACCGGCTGACATCGCTAAAGACAAATTAATTCCGAACTTCATAGAGTCCTCCCGTTCATATTCCTGCATAAAAAATACCCCAATTTACGAGACATTTTTCATTTTAAAATCAAGGTTCTGTGGACATTTTATCAAAGGTCACGTTCGTTTAAACGCCCGTCATTACTGCAATTTGGAATGTTTTAATCTGTAGCGTCACATTTTTTGATAATTAATTCAGCAATAGAAAAAGCCCGCCAGAGGCGGGCCCAGTGAGGTTAGATAAAAAATTATAGATCCTTCGACTTCGCTCAGGATGACATTATTCGTGTCATTTCACGAGAACGCGGAAGGTCTTGGAGTGACCGAGACCACGAACCATGTACACGCCCGGAACATAACCTGCAGAGCGGATGGACTTTGCAAGGCTTTGGCCCTTAGCGTCAATGTGTCCGAGGTACTTGCCAGTCATGGTGAACACTGCGTAAGACTTTTCGGCAATCGGGAGTTCCACGCGAGCCTTCTTGATTCCAACTTTGTCATCGCAATCGAATCCCATGCAGAACTTGAACCAGTCTACATTCACGAAGTTGCCATTGATTTCCATTTTGAGCACATGTTCGCCCTTCGGGATTTCCTTGGTCGTTGCCTTGACTTCGGTATAATTAGACCAGTCTTCGCCCTTTTCAGCCTTGATGACATCGGTAATAGCCTTGTCGTCGATGTAGAACTTGACACCCACATCGTCAGAAGCTGTTGCCATGTTCACGACGATTGTATATTCAGATGCAATCTGGTTATCGACCGTGTATTCGACCCATTCGCCGTCTTCGGTGTAGCCGATGGCATAACCCTTAGACTTGTCGGTAGAATCGAGCTGGACAATATCCACTTCGTCTTCGCGATAGGCGCCGCCCTGATTAGCGCGATCGTTATCGTAGAAGGCCTTATTGTGGCCGCCCTTGTCATAATCTTCGGCCTGGATTTTGCCCGGAATTGCGGAAGCTGTGCCCTTGAACGGTTCCTGCGGAATCTTGGTTGCAGCACTTTCCATGTACCAATAGTCGAAATCAAAACCGCCCTGTTTTACAACAAAGTAGAGATCTTCGACACCGGCTGCATCCGTCAAAGCAAATGTATTTTCTTGCCAGCTGGAGCTCTTCGGCACATCAATCGTTGCAATCGTCGGACCCGTCGTAGAACCAGTATGAACTTCAAGCTTACCGCCATTACCCTTGGTGCAGATGATGATATTTTCGGCACCATCGCCCATATCCACAGAGCGAACCTTCGTGTAGAAGTTGCTGCCCATGTTGGTGAGGTAAACGTTATCGCCCTGCTTTGCCACATGCTTGATGATGGTGTATCCACCGCTCTTGTCCACATTGATGCCACCCACC
This window harbors:
- a CDS encoding family 43 glycosylhydrolase codes for the protein MKMTSKILLAFGLGFASNALAENPIIQTYYSPDPAPVVFGDTVCVYTGNDEGGSFFTMHGWRVSCTTDMVNWTDMGELILSNKDFGGNAKDNGDWAAQVVRRNGKYYYYVTVESTRGGRAINVAVADKPEGPFKDARNGQHLAGPNWDYIDPTVWIDDDGQAWLYWGNPKLYYAKLKENMIEFDGQIQVTDMSRGFSPNGNSVYTEGPWIHKRDKKYYMIYASHGVPEKISYSTSDSPTGPWKWGGIIMDQGNGTAFTNHSGLIDFKGRSFFFYHNQKNVSGGGYSRSTAVEEFTWNADGTIPTIKSTNDGVKKPIKNLDPFERVEAETKSWVGGINVDKSGGYTIIKHVAKQGDNVYLTNMGSNFYTKVRSVDMGDGAENIIICTKGNGGKLEVHTGSTTGPTIATIDVPKSSSWQENTFALTDAAGVEDLYFVVKQGGFDFDYWYMESAATKIPQEPFKGTASAIPGKIQAEDYDKGGHNKAFYDNDRANQGGAYREDEVDIVQLDSTDKSKGYAIGYTEDGEWVEYTVDNQIASEYTIVVNMATASDDVGVKFYIDDKAITDVIKAEKGEDWSNYTEVKATTKEIPKGEHVLKMEINGNFVNVDWFKFCMGFDCDDKVGIKKARVELPIAEKSYAVFTMTGKYLGHIDAKGQSLAKSIRSAGYVPGVYMVRGLGHSKTFRVLVK
- a CDS encoding glycoside hydrolase family 2 TIM barrel-domain containing protein, giving the protein MKFGINLSLAMSAGLVLATSLFAQPNDEWNGKPRIFGVNRLNPHVTSMPYSTVEEAVKGDRHASEWYQTLSGEWRFFHVDKPSQRNNDFYKDNYDVSKWDKIKVPSSWQLLGYDHPIYTNVIYPWSQNNRVSAPYAPTDFNPVGHYRRNFTVPESWNGKRIRLHFEGVESAYYVWVNGNYVGYSEDTFTGHEFDINKYLRKGENNISVQVFRWCDGSWLEDQDFIRLSGIMRDVYIYAVPEVHIQDFQIDATLTNNYKDGLLKTTVWVYNSTGKQSGEYTVELSLYDASGAEVIKPSAQKVSGIGAAGEKSVHFDLPLSSPKRWSAETPDLYSAVLTFKDESGKIIQVESNKVGFRKIEIKKENGAPRLLVNGMPVKFHGVDRHELDPDNGRAVTYDRMEKDVILMKRFNINALRMSHYPNNPVMYDLCDKYGIYVIDEANVESHGANNDLPKNSDDWRAPAVDRMNSMVQRDKNHPSIILWSLGNEAGNGNVFASERERAHQIDSTRFVHYEGDWNNADVNSWMYFGPDAIQNYRDANKPIMLCEYEHAMGNSVGDLQEYMDAFYGNPRAFGGFIWDFIDQGLRHKGTPYFEFGGMWGDWQNDDNFCANGLVFPDRKIQPEMWEVKYQYSQVRVHNVDAAKGKIEIESRYLYKNLGDFLDAFWQIKENGKVIKEGKIDGSQMNIGPNQKKTVTIDMPKIETTVGAEYFLDIDFRLKKDELWAKAGYSIGHEQFGIDLGQLWSTEIDVSTMEAHKVTKNNGLTIEGSDFKIKFDEKSGTLASYVLDGDTIIKNGGRPNFWRAPIDNDKGFNMERGHGEWRKASNNRSVTSEVKEVSARETQVTFNFGFPDVGSSKMKLTYTVYGSGDIVVNYTFNPDGSKSYIPNVGTLFTVPGGYEKVRYFGRGPDENYMGRNRGSFMGLYSTYADSMTVMYMEIGETGQRTDVKWATLTNEKTGKGLMIVGNPRMEFSAQHYTPEQLTNVKLPWELKRDKDITLRVDLHQMGVGGINSWGAEPLSQYRLPANREYTHAFRIAPVRKQLNDPTEYSLLGFKNFGWNKEIPPAKYGLDEINKIYENQPDKDITEGANPDTEGLIPVALPGKIRDLSVAEKNYNVFDAQGKKVGAFTTRGVEDLHAITSGLVKNSGVYIVKSKNGGQAFRITVKK